Within Kutzneria chonburiensis, the genomic segment CGCCTCGTCTACGGCTGACCGCCTCCCCGCCTTTCCCCACCTGAGTGGCTCACTTGCGCTCCACGGCCAAATGAGCCACTCAGGTGGGGATGGCTGGCGCACGTGAGTGGCTCATTTGCGTTCTACGGCCAAGTGAGCCACTCAGGTGGGGCAACAGGCGAAAGTGAGCCACTCAGGTGTCGCCACGGGTGCGGCCGCGGGCGAGGTCGCCGAGCCGACGAGGGCCTCGAGGTTGCGGGGCCGTAGCAACAAGCCCTTCACCGCGTCCGGTAGCGGCGCGGCCGGGAGCCAACGTAGGACCAACCGTCGGCCAGCACGGCGAACACGTGCTCCGGGGACACCTCGACCGTTCTGGTCACCTCGATCATCCCGTCGGGAACCCCGTGCGGGGCCGGCGAAACGACGTCAGGCGCCGGCCACCAGCTGGCGCGGGATGTCGTAGCGCCAGGGCTGCTCGGCCAGCGAGACGGGTTGCAGCGGAAGGAAACCACGCGCGTCCCACACGGCGTGGCACAGCACCACGCCCTCGCGCAGCGCCCACGGGCACACCTCCACCGACGGCACCTTGAACTGGCTCATCGCGGCGTGCGCCACCATCGCGCCGGCCACGACCTGCCGAGCGCGGGATCGTGACACGCCACGGAGGTCCGCGCGTTCGGCCATCGGAATGCGGGCCAGACGCGGCACCCAACGTGCGACGTCGTCCACGGTAAGGCAGCGCCGCACGAACGGGCCGTGCCGCTGCGGCGGGGCACCGGCCAGCCGGGCCAGCTGCTTGAACGTCTTCGACGTGGCGACGACCTGGTTGGGCACGCCTTCCCAGGCCATCCGGTCGGCGATCTCGCCGATCTCGTCCTGGACGTGGCGGCGCAGCCGACGCAGCTGCTTGGCCGTCGGCGGGTCGTCGGGCAGGAACCGGCGGGTCAGCCGGCCGGCGCCGAGCGGCAACGACACCACGAGGTCGGGCAGCAACCCGGTGCCGTGCACGATTTCCATCGAGCCGCCGCCGATGTCCAGCACCAGCAGCCGCCCGGCCGACCAGCCGTACCAGCGGCGGACGGCGAGATAGGTGAGGCGGGCCTCGTCCTCGCCGCTGAGGAACTGCGGCCGGACACCGGTCCCGTCCTCGATGCGGGCGACGACCTCGTCCCGGTTGGCGGCGTCGCGGATCGCCGACGTGGCGAACACGTAGAGCTGGTCGACGTCCAGCCGCCGGGCCTCGGCCACGGCTCTGTCCACCGCGCCGACCGCGCGTCTGACACCGGCCGGGTCGATGGCGCCGTCCGGGGTGAACGACTCGGCCAGCAGAGTGGGCTCCTTCACCGCGTACGCCGGCAGCGGCGGGCCGCCGGCCACGATGTCCACCACCTGCAGCTGCGCCGAGTTCGACCCGATGTCCAGCACGCCCAATCTCATTGCCCCGGCTACCCGGCGGCCCGATTTTCAATCCGTGGGAAGACAACCGGGCCGCGCGGTTTATTCGACGGGGATCTGGGTAGGCGCTTTGCGCAGCCACCGGCGCAGGTCATACGGTGGGCAGCGGTTGAGCAAACAGCCGGCGTGGCACGCTTGTGTCCGGCTCGGGCTGCGTCTCCACCCACTAGGGAAGCGGTGCCCATGTCAACACCCGCCACGACTCCCATTTCCGTGAGTACGGAACGTATCGGCTCCATTGCCGTGCTGCACCTCTTCGGCGAGCTGGATCTCGCCACCGTCGACCTGGTCGAGCGGGAGGTCACCGCGGCCACCGCGGACGTCTCGGCGCTCGTGATCGACCTCGACGGCCTGACCTTCCTGGCGTCGACCGGCCTGAGCCTGCTCGCGCGGCTGTCCCAGCGGGCCACCGAGGACGGCTTCGGCCTGCGGATCGTCGCCTCACGGCGGCAGGCCCTGCGGCCGTTGCAGATCACCGCACTGGACAGCCTGCTCACCATCGACAGCACCGTGGACGCGGCGCTGGTGGCCTTGCCGCGACGGGCCGGCTGAAAAAGCCGGCATCGACGGCTCCGGCGTTGCAGAATTCTTGACATGTGCGGTCGATACGCCAGTGCCCAGACCGACGCCGAGCTGGCCAAGGCGTTCGAGGTCGTCGATGTGATCGGCGACGAGCCGGAGCCGTCGTGGAATGTGGCGCCGACGCAGCCGGTGCGGGTGGTGCTGGAGCGTGCTCCCAAGGACGAGCCCGAGGCCGACGCCGCGCGGCTGCTGCGGTCGGTGCGGTGGGGCCTGGTGCCGTCGTGGGCCAAGGACGTCAAGATCGGCAGCAAGATGATCAACGCCAGGGTGGAGACGCTGCTGGCCAAGCCGGCCTTCAAGTCGGCGGCCCGGCGGCGTCGCTGCGTGATCCCGGCCGACGGCTACTTCGAGTGGATGAAGATCGACAACCGCAAGGTGCCGTTCTTCCTGCACGCCGCCGACGGGGAACCGCTGGCCATGGCCGGCCTGTACGAGCTGCGGCCCGACCCGGACCTGCCCGAGGACCATCCGGACCGGTGGCTGTGGACGTGCACAGTGATCACCACGACGGCCGCCGACACCCTCGGCCACATCCACGACCGCAGCCCGCTGCTCATCCCGTCCGGCGACCTGCTCGACGCCTGGCTCGACCCGAAGCTGGCCGACGCCGACGACGTGCAGACGCTGATCAACAGCCTGCCCGAGCCGCACCTTGAGCCCTACGAGGTGTCCACAGCCGTCAACAGCGTCCGCAACAACGGGCCCCACCTGGTCGAGCCGGTGGCGGTCTGATCCGGGCTCGACCGGCAGGATCAGGCAAGAGCCGAAGCGGATCGGTCTAACGTTTCCGCAGGTCAGGCTGCTTGTATTGGGTCATGGACGTCAACCACGGTTTTCACGCCACGATGACCGCCCGACCCGGCCGGGGCGACGAGGTGATCCGGCTCCTGCTCGACGCGCCGGCGCTGCCGCACCCCGACTGCGTGGTGTTCCTGGTCAGCCGCTCGGTCGAGGACCCCGACACCGTCACCGTCACGGAGGGCTGGACGAGCCGCGAGGCGCACTCCCGGTTCTTCGCTTCGGAGCAGGCCAAGGCCTTGGTCGCCGCCCTGGAACCGTTGCTGCACGGGGAATCCCGGTACACCGACGAGGTTCCCGTCGGCGGCAAGGCGGTGTTCTGAGCATGAGCGGCCCTGCCCTCGACCCGGAACTGCGCACACTGCTGGCCGACATGCCGCTGCGCACCACCCTCGATCTCGAGACGCTGCACCAGATCCGCCCGTACGCCACCGGTCAGCCCGATCATCTCGACCGACGGGACGTCGGCCGGCTCTCGATCTTCACGCCGGCCTCCCGGCCCGTGAACGCGCCGTGCGTCTACTGGGTCCACGGCGGCGGCATGGTGATGGGGGATCGGTTCT encodes:
- a CDS encoding putative quinol monooxygenase, with the translated sequence MDVNHGFHATMTARPGRGDEVIRLLLDAPALPHPDCVVFLVSRSVEDPDTVTVTEGWTSREAHSRFFASEQAKALVAALEPLLHGESRYTDEVPVGGKAVF
- a CDS encoding STAS domain-containing protein, whose protein sequence is MSTERIGSIAVLHLFGELDLATVDLVEREVTAATADVSALVIDLDGLTFLASTGLSLLARLSQRATEDGFGLRIVASRRQALRPLQITALDSLLTIDSTVDAALVALPRRAG
- a CDS encoding SOS response-associated peptidase → MCGRYASAQTDAELAKAFEVVDVIGDEPEPSWNVAPTQPVRVVLERAPKDEPEADAARLLRSVRWGLVPSWAKDVKIGSKMINARVETLLAKPAFKSAARRRRCVIPADGYFEWMKIDNRKVPFFLHAADGEPLAMAGLYELRPDPDLPEDHPDRWLWTCTVITTTAADTLGHIHDRSPLLIPSGDLLDAWLDPKLADADDVQTLINSLPEPHLEPYEVSTAVNSVRNNGPHLVEPVAV
- a CDS encoding Ppx/GppA phosphatase family protein, producing MLDIGSNSAQLQVVDIVAGGPPLPAYAVKEPTLLAESFTPDGAIDPAGVRRAVGAVDRAVAEARRLDVDQLYVFATSAIRDAANRDEVVARIEDGTGVRPQFLSGEDEARLTYLAVRRWYGWSAGRLLVLDIGGGSMEIVHGTGLLPDLVVSLPLGAGRLTRRFLPDDPPTAKQLRRLRRHVQDEIGEIADRMAWEGVPNQVVATSKTFKQLARLAGAPPQRHGPFVRRCLTVDDVARWVPRLARIPMAERADLRGVSRSRARQVVAGAMVAHAAMSQFKVPSVEVCPWALREGVVLCHAVWDARGFLPLQPVSLAEQPWRYDIPRQLVAGA